The genome window AAAGTTGTAGAGAATAGAGATTTTAGAGATGTAGAGGTTTTAGGAAAAGATAATTATTTGGCTTTAGGAATTGATTCTCCTGCTTATATTTTGCAGACGAAAGATGGCGGAAAATCGTGGAATAAATTGTATGAGAATAATGAAAAAGGTATTTTTTTAGATGTAATTTATGTGGATAAAACTTCGAAGAAAATTACTGTTTTAGGAGATCCAATGTCGCCAGATAAACCATTTGTATTAACGTCTTCGATTACTGATCCTACTAAATGGGAAGTTGCAAAATCGCTTCACGGTCAACCTTTGCGATTGAAAAATCCGAAAGAAGCTTTTTTTGCATCAAGTGGAAGTAATTTGTATGTAGATGGGAAGCAAACCTTGATTGTTACAGGAGGAGAGTTGTCGAATTTATACTATTATACGCCAAAAGGTGGACAAATGTATGCGTTGGAGAAAACGAAAAGTTCTACTTCTGGAATTAATGGAATGGCTTATGACGCGACAAATAATGTTGGATACTTGGTTGGTGGAGATTTTACAAAACCAGAAGATTCGAGCTATAATTTCTATAAATTTAAGTTGACAAATGGTAAAATTGATTTTCAAGATTCATGGAAATATCCAAAAGGATATAAATCTGGTGTAACAATTATTTCAAAAGATAAAGTCTTGGTTTGTGGTTATTCTGGAGTAGATTATTCTGCAGATGGAGGACATAATTGGACAACTATTACACAAGATAGTTACAATACGTGTACAGTTTCGCCAGATAAGAAATATGTGATTTTGGTGGGAAATAAAGGAAAGATTGGAAAAATTACGTTTTAAAAGTTTCTAAAATTAAAATTAGATTAGAAATTGATTTTCAATTTTATAAATACTAGTTTCTTTGTAAATTTGAATAACCTAATACAATTCATAGTAAAGGGTGGTTAGTAGTTTTTTTAGTAAAAGTTCAGATAAATTTTATCTGAACTTTTTTCGTTAAAATTATTCATAAAGTTGAGAATTAATTCCTCTAATGATTTCATAATTTTTAACTTTAATAAAATTCAATCTAAAAAATATTCAAAATGAAAAGAAGTGCAAAAGCAGTTTGGAATGGTTCGGTTACAGAAGGATCAGGAACACTAACCACACAAAGTACAGTATTAGATAATACACAATATTCGTTCAAAAGTCGATTTGAAGAAGGAGTAGGAACAAACCCAGAAGAACTTTTGGCAGCAGCTCATGCAGGTTGTTTTACAATGAAAACATCAGGTTTATTAGGAGAAGCAGGATATACAGCAGAAAAATTAGAAACCGATTGTAAAATTGTTTTTGAAGGAGGGAAAGTTGTTCGCTCAGAATTAAGTTTAACAGCAAAAATTCCTTCGATTACAGATGAAGAATTTCAGAAAATAGCAAAAGAAGCAGAAGAAACTTGTCCGATAAGTGTTTCATTTAGCTTCGAAAAAGTATTGGTTTCGGCAGTTTTAGTTGAATAAATTGTTGGGTCCAAAAATAAAAAA of Empedobacter falsenii contains these proteins:
- a CDS encoding YCF48-related protein — its product is MKYFVLLLSSLSFAQTYQVINEENSSVSYRGLAFQDAKTFIVSGSKNTIGRTTDGGKTFSWINPKVVENRDFRDVEVLGKDNYLALGIDSPAYILQTKDGGKSWNKLYENNEKGIFLDVIYVDKTSKKITVLGDPMSPDKPFVLTSSITDPTKWEVAKSLHGQPLRLKNPKEAFFASSGSNLYVDGKQTLIVTGGELSNLYYYTPKGGQMYALEKTKSSTSGINGMAYDATNNVGYLVGGDFTKPEDSSYNFYKFKLTNGKIDFQDSWKYPKGYKSGVTIISKDKVLVCGYSGVDYSADGGHNWTTITQDSYNTCTVSPDKKYVILVGNKGKIGKITF
- a CDS encoding OsmC family peroxiredoxin, with protein sequence MKRSAKAVWNGSVTEGSGTLTTQSTVLDNTQYSFKSRFEEGVGTNPEELLAAAHAGCFTMKTSGLLGEAGYTAEKLETDCKIVFEGGKVVRSELSLTAKIPSITDEEFQKIAKEAEETCPISVSFSFEKVLVSAVLVE